One genomic region from SAR92 clade bacterium H455 encodes:
- a CDS encoding aspartate aminotransferase family protein, with protein MTKHRTTQQWQELDTQRHLHPFTDFNEYAKKPGRIINRAEHIYIYDSDDNQILDGMSGLWCCSLGYSQPAIAEAVSRQFEQLPYYNNFFQCSNAPAVELAERLVDMAPERFTHVFFTNSGSEANDTNIRLLRRYWDLQDKPNKRIIISRQNAYHGSTIASASLGGFGFVHQQFETLPYVEHIVDPNWFINGGDLSPEEFGLKAARALEEKIDEIGEDNIAAFIAEPIQGAGGVIVPPDSYWPEVSRILKARDILFISDEVICGFGRTGELFGSQTLGTEPDLITFAKAVTNGFQPLGGVLVSDKVASVITAKGGEFAHGFTYSGHPIACAAAMATLDIMQSENIFERVRDHAAPYMQKRWAELGKHPIVGHTRGLGMFGSIELVRNKETRERLAPDQVSGGICRDLAIENGLVMRAVGDSMIISPPLICTDGEIDRLIERATLALDLTAEHFSL; from the coding sequence ATGACTAAACACCGAACCACCCAGCAATGGCAAGAGCTCGACACACAGCGACACCTGCATCCGTTTACCGACTTTAATGAATATGCGAAGAAGCCCGGGCGAATCATTAACCGCGCAGAGCATATCTACATCTATGATAGCGATGACAATCAGATACTCGACGGCATGTCAGGTCTCTGGTGCTGCAGTCTCGGTTACAGTCAGCCGGCGATTGCCGAGGCGGTGAGTCGTCAATTTGAGCAGCTGCCCTACTACAACAATTTCTTTCAGTGCAGCAATGCTCCCGCTGTTGAGCTGGCTGAGCGTCTGGTGGATATGGCGCCTGAGCGCTTTACCCATGTGTTTTTTACCAATTCCGGTTCCGAGGCCAATGACACCAATATTCGTTTGCTGCGGCGCTACTGGGATCTCCAAGACAAGCCCAATAAGCGCATTATCATCTCCCGGCAAAATGCCTATCACGGCAGCACCATCGCCTCGGCGAGCCTCGGTGGTTTCGGTTTTGTGCACCAGCAGTTCGAAACCCTGCCCTATGTTGAGCACATAGTGGACCCCAACTGGTTTATAAATGGCGGTGATCTCAGCCCTGAGGAGTTCGGCCTAAAAGCGGCACGTGCCCTAGAAGAAAAAATCGATGAGATTGGTGAAGACAATATTGCCGCATTTATTGCCGAGCCGATTCAGGGTGCCGGTGGCGTGATTGTGCCTCCCGACAGCTACTGGCCCGAGGTCAGTCGCATTCTCAAAGCGCGAGATATTCTGTTTATCAGTGATGAAGTAATCTGTGGTTTTGGCCGTACTGGTGAGCTGTTTGGCAGCCAGACCTTGGGCACTGAGCCGGACTTAATCACCTTTGCCAAGGCCGTGACCAATGGCTTTCAGCCTCTCGGTGGCGTTTTAGTCAGCGATAAAGTCGCCAGCGTGATTACCGCTAAGGGCGGCGAGTTTGCCCATGGCTTTACCTATTCAGGGCATCCTATTGCCTGCGCGGCGGCCATGGCCACCTTAGATATTATGCAGTCAGAGAATATTTTCGAGCGAGTTCGCGATCATGCCGCGCCCTATATGCAAAAGCGCTGGGCCGAACTGGGGAAACATCCTATTGTTGGCCATACTCGCGGGCTGGGCATGTTTGGCTCCATAGAGTTGGTGCGCAATAAAGAGACTCGCGAACGCTTGGCACCGGACCAGGTATCCGGTGGAATCTGTCGTGACTTAGCAATAGAAAATGGTCTGGTAATGCGCGCTGTGGGTGACTCGATGATCATCTCACCACCGCTGATCTGCACTGATGGCGAAATCGACAGGTTGATCGAGCGCGCCACCCTGGCATTGGATCTGACCGCAGAGCACTTTTCGCTATAG
- a CDS encoding TonB-dependent receptor yields the protein MTHAKIRKTLISAAVAAATLSAGQLSAAQIEEIIVTTQKRQQTLQDVPISVSAFSGSFMDKAQISDAKQVALLTPGVSGDTDDSFLDSMNVRGISTNDFGVGAEPSIGLYQDGIYLGRTGGAVASFFDIEMVEVIKGPQGTLFGRNASSGAISITTAKPTSESGGSIDIGFGQDGYGELTAVVNTPINDQFSGRLAVYHQQQDGWVTNINDGQKTGGVENTAARYTLAFANEDITSTLMLEYEDRQGPPTIYQAFDPDETGLPFYSTDAAEDQFTSDVSSADLIDEGEVWGATLNVEVDLGNNYTLSSITGLRGHNYYYLEDFDGGNSFLSNYNQIQEQDYFSQEFRINKETDSISWFVGASWYKEELKVRFNQTLDEDTFCAAYGTYYEYDDITDCATLYEYYEYDPIVGIGTRNDSVDVDAEYDGWGLYGDATFHVTEDLDFIVGARYTEDNRDFAQNFGGEDRNATWYTFPFYTSDFVQGNDQWTNTSVRAALTYQLSDEVSTYATYSTGYKAGGFNTMELSFADDITVDDLDGEDALDFDPSLASFDKEEVTNIELGLKGQFLDGQMQLNAALYSYQFDGMQSGYYVDGRYTVANVGDAEGSGLELDMRYLPTDNLDIYLGLAWADSELTKPNPSLSADFCEDDCTGAMLPGTVDFSAAMVATYSRPIEGGDLSVTWETFHQGASPGFGDFSLTPIMLDEFTLSNLRVGYDSSDNWSMTIWVNNVFDTFYYKGVAPADGIIAPHYFGFSEPRRVGLDIGYKF from the coding sequence ATGACGCACGCTAAAATTAGAAAAACCTTGATCTCAGCGGCAGTGGCCGCAGCGACCTTGAGTGCCGGACAGCTGTCCGCAGCACAGATCGAAGAGATTATTGTCACTACACAGAAACGCCAGCAAACACTGCAGGATGTGCCTATTTCGGTCTCGGCATTTAGCGGCAGCTTTATGGATAAGGCGCAGATCTCTGACGCCAAGCAGGTGGCGCTGTTAACACCTGGTGTCTCCGGTGATACAGATGACTCCTTTCTCGATTCGATGAATGTTCGCGGTATCAGTACCAATGATTTTGGGGTTGGCGCCGAGCCCTCCATTGGTCTCTACCAAGATGGCATCTATCTGGGCCGCACCGGTGGCGCCGTAGCCAGCTTCTTTGATATAGAAATGGTGGAGGTGATTAAGGGCCCTCAGGGCACCTTGTTTGGTCGCAATGCCTCCTCAGGAGCAATCTCGATTACCACGGCAAAACCCACTAGTGAGTCCGGTGGGTCTATTGACATTGGTTTTGGCCAAGATGGTTACGGGGAACTCACGGCGGTTGTGAATACGCCGATCAATGATCAGTTTAGTGGCCGCTTGGCGGTCTATCATCAGCAGCAGGATGGCTGGGTGACCAATATTAATGATGGCCAGAAGACCGGCGGTGTCGAAAATACTGCCGCTCGCTATACCCTGGCTTTTGCGAACGAGGATATTACCAGCACCTTGATGCTTGAGTATGAAGATCGACAGGGACCGCCGACCATTTATCAGGCCTTCGATCCAGATGAAACCGGTCTGCCTTTTTACAGCACCGATGCTGCAGAAGATCAGTTCACCTCTGATGTTAGCTCGGCTGATCTAATTGATGAGGGTGAAGTTTGGGGCGCGACATTAAATGTCGAAGTAGATCTGGGCAATAATTACACCCTTAGTTCGATTACTGGCTTGCGCGGTCACAACTACTATTACTTGGAAGATTTTGATGGCGGCAATAGTTTTCTGTCCAATTACAACCAGATTCAGGAACAGGACTATTTCAGTCAAGAATTTCGCATCAACAAAGAAACTGACAGCATAAGTTGGTTTGTCGGCGCCTCCTGGTACAAGGAGGAGCTCAAGGTTCGCTTCAATCAAACTCTTGATGAAGATACTTTTTGTGCTGCCTATGGCACCTATTACGAATATGACGATATCACCGATTGTGCAACCCTCTACGAATACTATGAATACGACCCCATTGTCGGCATTGGCACACGCAATGATTCGGTTGATGTGGATGCGGAATATGACGGTTGGGGTCTCTATGGCGATGCCACTTTCCACGTCACTGAAGATTTAGATTTTATAGTTGGCGCCCGCTATACCGAAGATAACCGTGATTTCGCCCAGAACTTTGGCGGCGAAGATCGCAATGCCACCTGGTACACATTCCCTTTTTACACCTCAGATTTTGTTCAGGGCAATGATCAGTGGACCAATACCTCAGTTCGCGCCGCATTGACTTACCAACTCAGTGATGAGGTGTCCACCTATGCCACCTATTCAACTGGTTACAAGGCCGGTGGTTTTAATACCATGGAACTGTCCTTCGCCGACGATATTACGGTGGATGATTTGGACGGTGAAGATGCCTTAGATTTCGACCCCTCTCTGGCAAGCTTTGATAAAGAGGAAGTGACCAATATAGAACTGGGCTTAAAAGGTCAGTTTTTAGATGGACAGATGCAGCTCAATGCTGCGCTCTACAGCTATCAGTTTGATGGCATGCAGTCCGGTTATTATGTGGACGGCCGCTATACAGTGGCTAATGTGGGTGATGCCGAAGGCTCTGGTTTAGAGTTGGATATGCGCTACCTGCCCACGGATAACTTGGATATCTATCTGGGTTTAGCCTGGGCGGATTCTGAGCTGACCAAGCCCAACCCGAGCCTCTCTGCGGACTTTTGTGAAGACGATTGCACCGGTGCCATGTTGCCGGGCACGGTAGATTTTAGTGCCGCTATGGTCGCGACCTATAGTCGACCCATCGAAGGGGGCGACCTCAGTGTCACTTGGGAGACTTTCCATCAGGGCGCTAGCCCAGGGTTCGGCGATTTCTCTTTAACGCCGATCATGTTGGATGAGTTCACCCTGAGTAATCTGCGGGTTGGCTATGACAGTTCCGATAACTGGAGCATGACGATTTGGGTCAACAATGTATTTGATACCTTTTACTATAAAGGCGTTGCCCCGGCGGATGGCATCATTGCTCCCCACTACTTTGGTTTTTCGGAGCCGCGTCGTGTGGGCCTGGATATAGGCTATAAATTCTAA
- a CDS encoding sulfotransferase: MDPQQQFFKALAALREGDLESCESICQRLLAINPREVNTLRLQAQVWHKRGELARAEAGFKAALSIANDFAHAWADLGKVQFSLEKNLLAEQSLRRALQLNSALKGASKLLAEVLEKQGKTTQSAVVKQVNQQHQILKEKVVEAYRLSTGATEDKGPERGETLCKEVLQADSEHVGAKEFLINRALETGRARWAEELSRSLVRKMPEQSKWWLKLSSALARQDQLVEAQEAVQQVLSIEPDLEEARMLLGSIFVRDNRFADALSQYDAVLQQNPNNIAALAQKGSALKTLGRQHESIQCLRRCMELDRSFGEAAWSLSNLKTYRFSDDEVVNIKAVLAVENLKDKDAVHFNYALGKAYEHRQQWDQAFAAYQTANRIKQQSAIWNADEFSAQVDQIIATFTPQLLQQHHNSGVDDSSPIFVLGLPRSGSTLQEQILSSHSQVEGTRELPYIPWIAQRLNRKPNPMCQDNYPLGAGQLEADQWRLLGTQFLAQAKRHRQTEAPFFIDKLPNNFLYVGLILLAMPNAKIINTVRNPMDNCFGCFKQLWAEGQNFTYDLEDLGRYYRDYHRLMAHWQAIFGDKIFSVNYEAVVANLETNVQELLDYCGLPMEEQCLRFHETERAVNTASSEQVRQPIYSSAVAYWRHFEEHLQPLKDALGDLAEA, from the coding sequence ATGGATCCGCAACAACAGTTCTTTAAGGCTTTAGCTGCATTGCGCGAAGGTGATCTTGAGAGTTGCGAGTCTATCTGTCAGCGTCTGTTGGCTATTAATCCGAGAGAAGTTAATACCCTGAGGCTCCAGGCCCAGGTCTGGCACAAGCGCGGTGAGCTAGCGCGAGCCGAGGCAGGATTTAAAGCCGCCCTCAGTATCGCTAATGATTTTGCCCACGCCTGGGCCGATCTCGGGAAAGTACAATTTTCCCTTGAGAAAAATTTACTGGCAGAGCAGTCACTGCGTCGAGCACTGCAGCTTAATTCAGCGCTCAAGGGGGCCAGTAAACTGCTTGCCGAGGTGCTGGAAAAACAGGGTAAAACCACCCAGTCGGCGGTGGTGAAACAGGTTAATCAGCAGCATCAAATACTTAAAGAAAAGGTTGTTGAAGCCTACAGGCTTTCCACTGGGGCTACTGAGGATAAGGGACCTGAGCGAGGCGAGACTCTCTGTAAAGAGGTGCTACAGGCAGATTCAGAGCATGTGGGTGCCAAAGAATTTTTAATTAACCGCGCCCTAGAAACTGGTCGCGCCCGCTGGGCCGAAGAGTTATCTCGCTCCTTAGTGCGCAAAATGCCAGAGCAGTCCAAATGGTGGCTAAAGCTCAGCTCCGCATTGGCGCGACAGGATCAGTTGGTTGAAGCTCAGGAAGCGGTGCAGCAGGTCTTGAGTATTGAACCCGATCTGGAAGAAGCGCGGATGTTATTGGGCAGTATTTTCGTTCGCGACAATCGCTTTGCCGATGCCCTGAGTCAATACGATGCAGTCTTGCAACAGAATCCGAACAATATCGCCGCACTGGCGCAAAAGGGTAGTGCCTTAAAAACCCTTGGCAGGCAGCATGAATCGATTCAGTGTCTGCGTCGCTGCATGGAGCTCGATCGCAGTTTTGGCGAAGCTGCCTGGTCGTTGTCTAACCTTAAAACCTACCGTTTTAGCGATGACGAAGTGGTGAACATAAAGGCTGTGTTGGCCGTTGAGAATCTGAAAGATAAAGATGCTGTGCACTTTAACTATGCCCTGGGCAAAGCCTATGAGCATCGCCAACAGTGGGATCAGGCATTTGCTGCCTATCAGACGGCAAATCGAATCAAGCAACAATCAGCAATCTGGAACGCTGATGAATTTTCGGCGCAGGTGGATCAGATTATTGCCACCTTCACGCCACAGTTGCTGCAGCAACACCACAATAGCGGCGTAGACGACAGCTCGCCTATCTTTGTCCTCGGACTGCCGCGCTCAGGTTCGACTCTGCAAGAGCAGATACTGTCTTCCCATTCACAGGTGGAGGGCACCCGCGAGTTGCCCTATATTCCCTGGATCGCTCAGCGCTTAAACCGCAAGCCCAACCCCATGTGCCAAGACAATTACCCTCTGGGGGCAGGGCAGTTAGAGGCTGACCAATGGCGGTTGTTGGGTACTCAGTTCTTAGCTCAGGCCAAACGTCACCGTCAGACTGAAGCGCCATTTTTTATCGATAAACTGCCGAATAATTTTCTCTATGTAGGGCTGATTTTATTGGCCATGCCCAATGCCAAAATTATCAACACAGTGCGCAATCCAATGGACAACTGCTTTGGCTGCTTTAAACAGCTCTGGGCTGAGGGTCAAAATTTTACCTATGACCTTGAAGACCTGGGTCGTTACTATCGCGACTATCACCGCTTGATGGCTCACTGGCAGGCGATCTTTGGTGATAAGATTTTCTCGGTAAACTATGAGGCAGTAGTGGCGAATCTCGAGACCAATGTGCAGGAACTGTTGGACTACTGTGGTCTGCCCATGGAAGAGCAATGTCTGCGTTTTCACGAGACTGAACGGGCGGTAAATACTGCCAGCTCCGAGCAGGTAAGACAGCCGATTTACTCTTCAGCGGTGGCCTATTGGCGACACTTCGAAGAGCATTTGCAGCCACTGAAAGATGCCTTGGGCGATCTTGCCGAGGCCTGA
- a CDS encoding glutamine synthetase family protein, with protein MKSTEVLEQFLQAHPHIEIFEVILHDLNGIHRGKWLPREQIHKLFEGGYKMPQSSCSLDSWGRDLEQLVTATGDTDGICTPHPETLAIVPWASRPTAQIIVSMLNPDGQSDYPVDPRVVLQQVIERYTKLGLTPVVASEMEFHLLEIDRDQFGRPEHTQRALDGSPALGGATYSIEAMRQIAPLMDAISSAASQQNLPVDTLISEFGASQCEINLHHQNSALRACDQASMLRRAIRAVAQQQGKQASFMAKPFAEDVGNGMHVHFSLIDSSGNNVFDNGTPEGSELLHQAVAGCLKNMADSVAIFAPNINSYRRLVPGCYAPTAPTWGYENRTTALRIPAGKGHAMRIEHRVAGADANVYLTVAAMLAAALDGIENTLSPPAAIKGDATELELQLQQKAERQLPRFWGDALGQFEQSRFIENYLGEEFRTVYALSKHKEKAEFDSRVTLLEYDAYL; from the coding sequence ATGAAATCTACCGAAGTGCTAGAGCAGTTTCTGCAGGCCCATCCCCATATCGAAATCTTCGAAGTCATACTTCATGATCTCAATGGTATCCACCGGGGCAAATGGCTGCCTCGTGAGCAGATCCATAAACTGTTCGAAGGCGGTTATAAAATGCCTCAGAGCAGCTGTTCTCTAGATAGCTGGGGCCGTGATCTTGAGCAGCTGGTAACTGCAACCGGCGATACAGATGGCATCTGCACTCCCCATCCGGAAACCCTCGCGATTGTGCCCTGGGCCAGCAGACCCACGGCGCAGATTATTGTCTCCATGCTCAACCCCGATGGCCAGTCAGATTATCCAGTCGATCCTCGAGTTGTCTTGCAGCAGGTTATAGAGCGTTATACCAAGCTGGGCTTAACGCCGGTGGTGGCCAGTGAGATGGAGTTTCACCTATTGGAAATTGATCGCGATCAGTTTGGTCGTCCCGAGCATACTCAGCGCGCCTTAGACGGTTCTCCAGCGCTGGGTGGTGCAACCTACAGCATCGAGGCCATGCGTCAGATAGCGCCGTTGATGGATGCCATTAGCAGTGCCGCCAGCCAACAGAATTTGCCCGTAGACACGTTGATTAGTGAATTTGGTGCCTCCCAGTGCGAGATTAATTTACATCATCAGAACTCAGCCCTGCGCGCCTGTGACCAGGCCAGTATGTTGCGCAGAGCAATCCGCGCTGTGGCTCAGCAGCAGGGTAAACAGGCCAGCTTTATGGCCAAGCCCTTTGCCGAGGATGTGGGCAATGGTATGCATGTGCATTTTAGTTTGATCGACAGCAGCGGCAATAATGTGTTTGATAACGGCACCCCAGAGGGCAGTGAGCTATTGCACCAGGCAGTCGCCGGCTGCCTGAAAAATATGGCTGATTCAGTAGCGATTTTTGCGCCAAATATTAATTCCTATCGACGTTTGGTGCCTGGCTGTTATGCGCCAACCGCACCTACCTGGGGTTATGAGAACCGCACTACGGCACTGCGTATTCCGGCGGGTAAGGGCCATGCTATGCGTATAGAGCATCGGGTTGCTGGTGCCGATGCCAATGTCTATTTAACCGTGGCTGCAATGTTGGCCGCCGCACTCGATGGCATTGAAAATACATTGTCGCCGCCGGCAGCGATTAAAGGTGATGCGACCGAATTGGAGTTGCAGCTTCAACAGAAAGCAGAGCGGCAGTTGCCGCGTTTTTGGGGGGATGCCCTAGGGCAATTTGAGCAGTCCAGGTTTATAGAGAATTATTTGGGCGAGGAGTTTAGGACTGTCTATGCCCTGAGTAAGCACAAGGAAAAAGCTGAGTTTGACAGCCGCGTGACGCTTCTGGAGTACGATGCCTACCTGTAA
- a CDS encoding SPOR domain-containing protein has product MSQNYAKRNSGRGKQQPAKRTSGLPAFILGTIFGAILASLLPGLMEKAPTATAKVQDVTETVKAEASELQFDFYTLLKKTEIIVPNNASEESDDEPPEENFTYLLQAGSFKIANDAESRRVKLLLLNLNASVELIDLGNGEKWHRVLVGPFEDASSMAYARTKLSENQIDSLLLKRKI; this is encoded by the coding sequence ATGTCGCAAAATTACGCCAAAAGAAACTCCGGACGGGGCAAGCAGCAACCTGCTAAACGCACCTCTGGGCTGCCCGCATTTATTTTGGGTACGATTTTTGGTGCTATCTTAGCCAGTCTACTGCCTGGCCTAATGGAAAAAGCCCCTACGGCCACGGCCAAGGTTCAGGATGTCACTGAGACCGTCAAAGCTGAGGCCTCAGAGTTGCAGTTCGACTTTTACACTCTGCTGAAAAAGACCGAAATCATTGTTCCCAACAATGCCTCTGAAGAGAGCGACGATGAGCCGCCAGAGGAAAACTTCACCTACCTACTCCAGGCTGGCTCCTTCAAAATTGCCAATGATGCCGAGAGTCGGCGGGTGAAATTGCTGCTACTGAATTTAAATGCCAGCGTCGAGCTGATCGATCTGGGCAATGGTGAGAAATGGCACCGTGTGCTGGTTGGACCTTTTGAAGACGCCTCTAGCATGGCCTATGCGCGAACCAAACTTTCGGAAAACCAAATCGATAGCCTGCTGTTAAAGCGCAAGATCTAA
- a CDS encoding primosomal protein N' translates to MSHSTPSSSAKPLIVRVAVLSPLRRTFDYLVTDEFASAPPQRGCRVRVQFGKREVIGLVIEQTHKSDFAIEKLKPVLAVIDAEPLLPESLFKLFIWAANYYHHPIGDALFTALPVRLRLGQSLPVPKVAKWWKVTEVGKKRGHEMLRGGRLHKQRALLNELLKKDLTRQGNILKFYTRPTLQRIEEKGIAELVCIGPKKVDLDNLLLEQPCKLNPSQQEAMDAIDCHGFNTWLIDGVTGSGKTEIYLQCIEKVIRYGRQALVMIPEISLTPQTQKRFRDRFNVEVAMMHSGLTDQDRLDSWNQTATGEAAILLGTRSAVFTPMKNPGIIIIDEEHDQSYKQQDGFRYSARDLAVIRAKQEKIPIILGSATPSLESLHNCDKKRYQHLILNTRAGDAKPPTWSMVDLKSEQVESGIAASTLNAIREAIHNKQQVLVFLNRRGFAPAMLCHYCGFCAECPNCDARLTVHRRHQCLLCHHCNYKRGLLHWCPSCRGDRMVAAGDGTERSEAWLQECFPDTPVLRIDRDTTRKKNAMQAMYDTVDSGAPCILVGTQMLAKGHHFANITLVAVLDADSGLMSPDFRSHERLGQLLTQVAGRSGRGKMAGKVILQTHQPDHPLLEVLTQQSYGNYSKLLRKQRKKSELPPYKQLVLLRADAAHAQNAEAFLQSARHCAEAISPSGETVNYLGPLPALMERRNSRHRYVLQISGGRRSDLNVLLSQLVFELEKLPMARHVRWGVDVDPQEL, encoded by the coding sequence ATGTCCCATTCAACGCCTTCAAGCAGCGCCAAGCCTTTAATTGTCCGGGTTGCGGTTCTCTCGCCCCTGCGGCGCACTTTTGACTATCTGGTAACCGATGAATTTGCCTCTGCGCCACCCCAGCGCGGCTGTCGAGTCAGGGTGCAATTTGGCAAGCGCGAGGTAATTGGTCTGGTCATAGAACAGACCCATAAAAGTGACTTTGCCATCGAAAAACTGAAGCCGGTTCTCGCTGTTATAGACGCCGAACCCCTATTACCTGAATCGCTTTTTAAGCTGTTTATCTGGGCCGCCAACTACTACCACCACCCCATCGGCGACGCATTGTTTACTGCCCTGCCGGTGCGCTTGCGCTTAGGTCAGTCATTGCCAGTACCTAAAGTGGCTAAATGGTGGAAGGTTACAGAGGTAGGCAAGAAGCGCGGCCATGAAATGCTGCGCGGCGGCAGACTGCACAAACAGCGCGCTCTGCTCAACGAATTGTTAAAAAAAGATCTTACCCGACAGGGCAATATCCTAAAATTTTATACTCGGCCCACCCTCCAACGGATTGAAGAAAAAGGCATTGCCGAGCTAGTGTGCATAGGTCCTAAAAAGGTGGATCTGGATAACCTGTTGCTTGAGCAGCCGTGTAAGCTCAACCCTTCCCAGCAAGAGGCCATGGATGCTATCGATTGTCACGGCTTTAATACCTGGCTTATCGACGGCGTCACTGGCAGTGGCAAAACCGAGATCTACCTGCAGTGCATCGAGAAGGTTATTCGCTATGGCCGTCAGGCCCTGGTGATGATTCCCGAGATTAGTCTGACCCCGCAGACCCAAAAACGTTTTCGCGATCGTTTTAATGTGGAAGTGGCGATGATGCACTCCGGACTCACAGATCAGGATCGTCTTGACTCTTGGAATCAGACGGCCACTGGCGAAGCGGCGATTCTACTGGGCACCAGATCTGCTGTGTTCACGCCGATGAAAAATCCGGGCATTATTATCATCGATGAAGAACATGATCAGTCCTATAAACAGCAGGATGGCTTTCGCTATTCAGCGCGGGACCTAGCGGTTATTCGAGCCAAGCAGGAAAAGATCCCGATTATTCTCGGCTCTGCCACGCCGTCGCTGGAATCGCTCCACAACTGCGACAAAAAACGCTATCAACATCTGATTTTAAACACCCGCGCCGGCGACGCCAAACCACCCACCTGGTCCATGGTCGACTTAAAGTCCGAACAGGTGGAGAGCGGCATTGCCGCCTCAACCTTAAATGCCATTCGCGAGGCGATTCACAATAAGCAGCAGGTATTGGTTTTTCTGAATCGTCGCGGCTTTGCTCCCGCCATGCTCTGTCACTACTGCGGTTTCTGTGCCGAGTGCCCCAACTGTGACGCCCGCCTAACCGTGCACCGCCGCCATCAATGCCTGCTCTGTCACCACTGCAACTATAAACGTGGACTGTTGCACTGGTGTCCCAGCTGCCGCGGTGATCGCATGGTGGCTGCAGGGGATGGCACCGAACGCAGTGAAGCTTGGCTGCAAGAATGTTTTCCCGACACACCGGTGTTGCGGATCGATCGCGACACCACACGCAAGAAAAATGCCATGCAGGCCATGTATGACACTGTAGACAGTGGCGCGCCCTGTATTCTGGTGGGCACTCAGATGCTCGCCAAGGGACATCATTTCGCCAATATCACCCTGGTGGCCGTGCTCGATGCCGACAGTGGCTTAATGAGCCCGGATTTTCGCAGTCACGAGCGCCTTGGGCAGTTATTGACTCAGGTGGCCGGACGCAGCGGCCGTGGCAAGATGGCTGGAAAGGTGATACTACAAACTCATCAACCAGACCATCCACTGCTTGAGGTGCTAACCCAGCAGAGCTACGGCAACTATTCCAAGTTGCTCCGTAAACAGCGCAAAAAATCAGAACTGCCGCCCTATAAGCAGTTGGTACTTCTTCGCGCCGATGCCGCCCACGCCCAGAATGCCGAGGCCTTTTTACAGTCGGCGCGACACTGTGCTGAGGCAATATCCCCCTCCGGCGAAACCGTCAATTATCTCGGTCCACTGCCGGCACTGATGGAGCGGCGCAATTCCCGCCATCGCTATGTGTTGCAAATTAGTGGCGGGCGGCGCAGTGATTTAAATGTTTTGCTCTCGCAACTAGTGTTTGAATTAGAAAAATTGCCCATGGCCCGGCATGTGCGCTGGGGTGTGGATGTGGATCCCCAGGAGCTTTAG
- the rpmE gene encoding 50S ribosomal protein L31, whose protein sequence is MKSEIHPAYNELKATCSCGNVITVGSTRAQGLYLDVCSACHPFYTGKQKTAETGGRIDRFNKRFGAAKK, encoded by the coding sequence ATGAAATCAGAGATTCACCCAGCGTATAACGAATTAAAAGCGACCTGTAGTTGCGGTAACGTAATTACTGTCGGATCAACACGTGCTCAAGGTCTTTATCTTGACGTGTGTTCTGCCTGCCACCCATTCTACACCGGCAAGCAAAAAACAGCAGAGACCGGTGGACGAATCGATCGCTTTAACAAGCGTTTTGGTGCTGCCAAGAAGTAA
- a CDS encoding LapA family protein, translating into MGAVWTLIKFLLLLAIAAVGAFFALENSQQVTVDFILFQSTAMNLGLWLMIFLVAGCLLGLLASSVLITYYRRKLARAAKRD; encoded by the coding sequence GTGGGCGCAGTCTGGACATTGATTAAGTTTTTACTATTACTGGCCATCGCCGCCGTCGGCGCGTTTTTCGCCCTGGAGAATAGCCAGCAGGTGACTGTCGATTTTATCCTTTTTCAAAGCACAGCTATGAATCTCGGCCTCTGGTTGATGATTTTTTTAGTCGCTGGCTGTCTGCTTGGACTGCTGGCGAGCTCAGTTCTTATTACCTATTATCGGCGCAAATTAGCTCGCGCCGCGAAACGAGATTAA